A window of Steroidobacteraceae bacterium genomic DNA:
TGACCCTGCTGGCCGTAACCGGCATGAACACCGCCAGCACCGAACTCGTCATGGCGGGCAACGAGCAGTACCGCCAGAACGCCTTCCAGGCTTCGGAAACCGGCATCGAGCAGGCCATGATGGTGCTCTCGACCTTGCCGCAGACGGCGGTGCCAACCGTCGTCGCGCCGGTCGTCATCGCTGGCACGACGGATGAGTACACGACCACCACCACTTACCGCGGCGAGGACTCGGATATCCCCGGATTCAGCGCCGGCAAGTTCATTGGCTTTCATTACGAAATCGACAGCACCGGCACGTCGCGGCGCAATGCCACCGCCGCGCACGAACAGGGTTCGTTCGTGATCGCTGGTGGCGCTGGCGGCTCTGTGATCACCCAGATCGGCGGTGGCCTGTGATTCCGAATTTTCAAGGAGCTAAGGTTATGTTCACGCGCATTGTTGCATTCGCCTTGATCGCCTTGCTGCCCGCGGGTTTCGCGGCGGCACAGAACAAGATTCTGGCCATCAATGAAGTTGCCATCGAGACGGGCATTCAATCACTCAGCCTGCCGGTGACCGAGTCAGGCTCACTGCTGGTTGCACCCTGCCCGGGCTGCGCCGCCATCAGCCTGCAGGCGAGCACGGCGACCGTGTGGATCGTCAACGGCCGGCGCGTTACCTTGGCCGAGTTCAAGAGCGCCACCGGTAATCACGGCGACAGCAGCGTGACCGTGTTCTATCCGCCGGATGCGACCAACCTGTTGCGCGTCGTCACCTACCTGCGCCAGGCGCCGTAAACAACCGAATTTCATCGAGGACAGCCCCATGAGCACTATTTCACGTTCGTTGACGGCGCTGGCAGCGGGTACGCTGCTGTGCATTGGCGCGGTGAGCCCGGCCATCGCGGACGATACCGAAATCTTCATCAGCCAGATCAACTCGGCCGGAGTCCGGCCGAACATCCTGTTCGTGATCGACACCTCGGGGAGCATGGGTTCGACCATCACGCTCGCCAAGCCGCCCTATGATGCTGCCACCGTCTACCCGGGCGCATGCAGCACCGGCCGCGTCTATTGGTCCACCGGCAGTGGCAATCCGCCGACCTGCGGTACGAGCCGCTACATCGACGCAGCTTACAACGCTTGCGGCGCCGCCGAAGCGGCCTTGAACAGCGGTGGCTTCTGGTTCGGTCGGGCAGCGCAGTTTTATCCCAGCGGCGGCGGCGGTGCGAGCGCCTATCGTTGGCGGGATTTGTCCTCGAGCGAGCACACCAGCTACGTCGAATGCCAGAACGACTGGGGCGTACATGGCGTCAACGCCGCCGCGGTGGCCAAATACCCGAAGGATCGCGATCCGTCGAACCCCTGGACGACCAATCCCGGCGACAGCCGCATCCTCAGCTGGTCGTCGCGCAACGACTTCACGCTCTATTCCGGCAACTACGTCAACTGGTACCGCTGGTCGGGACCGGCTACCTCGCTGACCCGTCTGCAGGCCGTGCAGTCGGTCGCTTCGCAGATCGCCAATACCGTCAATGGCGTGAACCTCGGCCTGATGCGTTTCTCCGACAACGGTGGATTTTTCTGTACCGACAACGCCGCCCAGGGCGGCATGGTCACCAAGGAAATGGTGGACGTGAACGGCA
This region includes:
- a CDS encoding PilX N-terminal domain-containing pilus assembly protein, which produces MNKTNLHTQQRGAALVIGLVLLVILTLLAVTGMNTASTELVMAGNEQYRQNAFQASETGIEQAMMVLSTLPQTAVPTVVAPVVIAGTTDEYTTTTTYRGEDSDIPGFSAGKFIGFHYEIDSTGTSRRNATAAHEQGSFVIAGGAGGSVITQIGGGL